The Bacteroidia bacterium genome includes a region encoding these proteins:
- a CDS encoding PKD domain-containing protein encodes MNTKSLLTAILVITSFFFAQSQNYWTESNSSAKGKELVSNRVAVNYYSVYTLDLESLNEALESAPMRGEFSKGNELFVSFPGSDGQFVTYSVVEAPIMHPDLAAKYPGIKSYAGHGVDNPAVSIRFSVSYQRGLHGMIFNEDDGTSFIDPYSTDFTEYMVYSKKDMIRTDAADFECTMDDANGHHEDEENITTKATNDKKLRKYRLALCCNAEYGNLFIGSATTDAAKRANILAQMNITMTRVNGVYEKDLSITMELIANNDIILWFGSTTTDPWSGEFNTKTAQTIDANIGISNYDIGHNFNTSGGGNAGCIACVCLGSTSTQAGTHKGRGMTGRSNPTGDAFDIDYVAHEMGHQFGGYHTMNTCSRSGSGSTEVEPTSGSTIMGYAGICSYNIQANSDDYFAYVNIRDISANVQSGNSSSCAQVINISNNPPTANAGADYTIPKSTAFVLTGTGTDPDGDALTYTWEQNDPAQAPAATAPIATWTVGPMFRSRKGTTDPKRYFPAIASIIANNLTPAYEVVPSVGRTMNFSLVTRDNKTGGGQTANDLMVVTVNGTAGPFTVSAPNTAVTWAAGSTQTVTWNVAGTTASPVSCANVDIFLSTDGGYTYPVALLTNTPNDGTETITVPNNPSTTCRVMVKGANNIFFDISNANFTITGSTNSITSGTISGSPFCAGVAVSVPFTMSGSFTAGNVFTAQLSNATGSFATPVNIGTLTSTTSGTISATIPAGTATGTGYRIRVIASTPATTGSDNGTNLTINASLTPSVVVSGNSTICAGVSTTFTAAPTNGGTPSYQWKLNGANVGTNSPTYTNGAIANGNTVSCVMTSNATCASPTLATSNTITMVVNPIPATPVATSSSPVCAGASINLTTPLVSGASYSWSGPNSYTSTSQNPVITNATTTMAGVYSVSVTQTGCTSLPGSTTVTVTAAPAMPTASSNSPVCSASAINLTTPSVSGATYSWTGPNGFTSTQQNPVIPSATAAMAGTYSVTVLQGACPSTPGSTSILVNTSPVANFNASPIATVCSGFVQFTDNSTGSPSTWLWNFGDGQSSTSQSPSHDYLSSGTYSVTLTAANNCGNNQIVNTNYVTVNVPDIPTGTGATICGAGTATLNGTGTGVLHWFDAATAGTDLGIGTTFTTPSITNTTTYYLENHISQASQYVGPVAAGANNTTSYYISFDCSVPVVLVSVSVTASAAGNRTIELRNSASAVLQTTTVNIPAGTSRINLNFNVPVASGLQLYIGTGANLTRKTTGVSYPYTLAGLVSITGSSAGTTRFPYFFDWEVKEPDCVSARVPVIATVNTALPASVNVTASSSTICSGTNVTFTASPTNGGTTPIYQWSVNGSPMGTNSPTYSNSTLANNDIVTCVMTSNGSCVSGSPATSNSITMSVNSTFTPSVSIIGNSSICSGTSTSFTAIPVNGGTPVYQWQVNGLPVGTNSSTFTSSTLLSGNTVSCIMTSGLACAAPVNATSNVITLTVNPTVTPLVSISPSSSTICSGTSVVFTATPVNGGTPTYQWILNGTNVGTGGDTYTNAALLNSDVVSCVMTSTVSCPATPTATSNNVVMTVNPIPSVDAGADQVICEGTAVTLSGNGATTYTWDNGVTDGIAFIPLAGSITYNVTGTLNGCSNTDQVVVIVNSLPVVSAGIDQEVCAGTTVTLSGSGATTYTWDNGVTDGIAFIPLAGSITYNVTGTLNGCSNTDQVVVTVNSLPVVNAGLDQTVCVGTSVTLSGSGATSYTWDNGITDGVSFIPSAGTLNYTVTGTINGCSANDVVTITVNEVENYSVSVIDPIASVTSLLNATYQWIDCDNGNANIPGETNTDFSPMVNGNYAVVVNQNGCSSTSSCVQITVTGISENMDYGLISIYPNPSHGIINIAFEKEMNEVDFVIENVIGQRVFERKSSQTMGSVMTIDLSAYSKGLYFINIKNQNTDLRYKIILDK; translated from the coding sequence ATGAATACAAAATCACTTTTAACGGCAATACTAGTAATTACTAGTTTCTTTTTTGCTCAAAGTCAGAATTACTGGACTGAATCAAATTCATCAGCAAAAGGTAAAGAATTAGTTTCGAACAGAGTTGCTGTTAATTATTATAGTGTTTATACGCTTGATTTAGAGAGTTTAAACGAGGCATTGGAAAGTGCACCAATGAGGGGAGAGTTTTCTAAGGGAAATGAGTTGTTCGTTAGTTTTCCTGGTTCAGATGGTCAGTTTGTAACCTACAGTGTTGTTGAGGCACCGATAATGCATCCTGATTTGGCAGCGAAATATCCGGGTATTAAATCTTATGCTGGTCATGGTGTTGATAATCCTGCAGTATCTATAAGATTTAGTGTTTCTTACCAAAGAGGATTACATGGAATGATTTTTAATGAAGATGATGGTACCAGCTTTATTGATCCATATTCTACAGATTTTACAGAATACATGGTTTATTCAAAAAAGGATATGATAAGAACTGATGCTGCAGATTTTGAGTGTACAATGGATGATGCTAATGGTCACCATGAGGATGAAGAGAATATTACAACTAAGGCTACAAATGATAAAAAACTTAGGAAATACAGATTGGCCCTTTGTTGTAATGCTGAATATGGAAATTTATTTATTGGATCTGCAACTACAGATGCTGCAAAAAGAGCTAATATTCTTGCTCAGATGAATATTACTATGACAAGAGTGAATGGTGTTTACGAAAAAGATTTATCTATTACTATGGAACTTATTGCAAATAATGATATTATTTTATGGTTCGGAAGTACAACAACAGATCCTTGGTCGGGTGAGTTTAATACTAAAACTGCTCAGACTATTGATGCAAATATTGGAATTTCCAATTACGATATTGGTCATAATTTTAATACTTCAGGTGGAGGAAATGCAGGGTGTATTGCATGTGTCTGCTTAGGTAGTACATCAACTCAGGCAGGAACACATAAAGGTAGAGGAATGACAGGTAGATCAAATCCAACTGGTGATGCTTTTGATATTGATTATGTAGCGCATGAAATGGGACATCAGTTTGGAGGATATCATACAATGAATACCTGTAGCAGAAGTGGAAGTGGTTCAACAGAGGTTGAACCTACAAGCGGTAGCACTATTATGGGTTATGCAGGTATTTGTTCTTACAATATACAAGCAAACAGCGATGATTATTTTGCATATGTTAATATCAGAGATATATCTGCAAATGTTCAATCAGGAAATAGTTCGAGTTGTGCACAAGTAATAAATATTTCAAATAACCCACCAACTGCAAATGCAGGCGCAGACTATACAATTCCAAAATCAACTGCTTTTGTATTAACAGGAACAGGAACTGATCCTGATGGTGATGCTCTTACTTATACATGGGAACAAAATGATCCCGCACAGGCTCCTGCTGCAACAGCACCTATTGCTACATGGACTGTAGGCCCAATGTTTCGTTCAAGAAAAGGAACTACAGATCCAAAAAGATATTTTCCTGCAATTGCTTCTATAATTGCTAATAATTTAACTCCTGCGTACGAAGTTGTTCCATCAGTTGGCAGAACAATGAATTTTTCTTTAGTAACAAGAGATAATAAAACAGGTGGTGGTCAAACAGCTAATGATTTAATGGTTGTTACAGTTAATGGCACTGCTGGACCATTTACCGTTTCTGCTCCAAATACTGCGGTTACCTGGGCTGCTGGAAGTACACAAACTGTAACTTGGAATGTTGCCGGTACTACTGCTTCGCCGGTAAGTTGCGCTAATGTTGATATTTTCTTATCAACAGATGGTGGTTATACTTATCCTGTAGCATTACTTACAAATACACCAAATGATGGTACTGAAACTATTACTGTTCCAAATAATCCTTCAACAACATGCAGGGTGATGGTTAAAGGTGCTAATAATATATTCTTTGATATTTCTAATGCGAATTTTACAATTACAGGTTCAACAAATTCAATAACTTCAGGAACAATATCCGGAAGTCCATTTTGTGCCGGCGTTGCAGTTAGTGTTCCTTTTACAATGTCTGGTTCGTTTACTGCAGGAAATGTTTTTACTGCTCAGCTATCTAATGCAACTGGAAGTTTTGCAACACCTGTTAATATTGGTACTTTAACAAGTACTACATCGGGAACAATTTCAGCTACTATACCTGCTGGAACTGCAACAGGAACCGGATACAGAATTAGAGTTATTGCAAGTACTCCGGCAACAACCGGAAGTGATAACGGAACAAATTTAACAATTAATGCGAGCCTTACTCCATCAGTTGTTGTTTCTGGTAACTCAACAATATGTGCAGGTGTTTCAACAACGTTTACAGCAGCTCCTACAAATGGTGGAACTCCTTCTTATCAATGGAAGTTAAATGGAGCTAATGTTGGGACAAATAGTCCAACTTACACAAACGGAGCTATAGCAAACGGAAATACTGTATCTTGTGTTATGACATCAAATGCAACATGTGCAAGTCCTACATTAGCAACTTCGAATACAATTACAATGGTAGTTAATCCGATTCCTGCCACTCCTGTTGCTACAAGTAGTTCACCGGTATGTGCAGGGGCTTCAATTAATTTAACTACTCCTTTAGTTAGTGGTGCATCGTATTCTTGGTCGGGACCAAACTCCTATACATCTACTTCTCAAAATCCTGTTATAACAAATGCAACCACAACAATGGCAGGTGTTTATTCTGTTTCAGTAACTCAAACAGGTTGTACCAGTCTTCCAGGCTCAACTACAGTGACTGTAACTGCTGCACCTGCTATGCCAACAGCATCAAGTAATTCGCCTGTTTGTTCAGCATCAGCAATTAATTTAACAACACCTTCTGTTTCTGGTGCTACATATAGCTGGACAGGCCCAAATGGGTTTACTTCAACACAACAGAATCCTGTTATTCCGTCTGCAACTGCTGCCATGGCAGGAACCTATTCTGTTACTGTACTGCAAGGTGCCTGTCCAAGTACACCTGGATCAACTTCAATTTTAGTGAATACTTCGCCTGTGGCAAACTTTAATGCAAGTCCAATTGCAACTGTTTGTTCAGGATTTGTTCAGTTTACAGATAATTCTACAGGTAGTCCATCAACATGGTTGTGGAATTTTGGTGATGGACAGTCTTCAACTTCTCAAAGTCCTTCACATGATTATCTTTCTAGTGGTACGTATTCTGTTACATTAACAGCAGCAAATAATTGTGGTAATAATCAAATTGTAAATACAAACTATGTTACTGTAAATGTACCTGATATTCCTACAGGAACAGGTGCAACAATATGTGGAGCAGGAACAGCAACTTTAAATGGTACCGGAACAGGTGTTTTGCATTGGTTTGATGCAGCAACAGCTGGTACTGATCTTGGAATCGGAACTACATTTACAACACCAAGCATTACAAATACTACCACATATTATTTAGAAAATCATATTAGTCAGGCTAGCCAGTATGTAGGACCAGTGGCAGCCGGTGCGAATAATACTACCAGTTATTATATTTCTTTTGATTGTTCTGTCCCTGTAGTTTTAGTTTCAGTTAGTGTAACTGCAAGTGCAGCTGGCAACAGAACAATTGAATTGCGTAATAGTGCAAGCGCAGTATTGCAAACTACAACGGTTAATATTCCAGCAGGTACAAGTAGAATTAATTTAAATTTTAATGTTCCTGTTGCATCAGGTTTACAACTTTATATTGGCACAGGTGCTAATTTAACAAGGAAAACCACAGGTGTTTCATATCCTTATACTCTTGCTGGCTTAGTAAGTATTACAGGTAGTAGTGCAGGAACCACAAGGTTTCCTTACTTCTTTGATTGGGAGGTTAAAGAACCTGATTGTGTAAGTGCAAGAGTCCCTGTAATTGCAACTGTTAATACGGCATTACCTGCAAGTGTTAATGTAACTGCAAGTTCTTCTACTATTTGTTCTGGTACAAATGTCACATTTACTGCATCGCCTACAAATGGTGGAACAACACCAATATATCAATGGAGTGTAAATGGTAGTCCAATGGGAACAAATAGTCCTACATATTCTAATTCAACTCTTGCCAACAATGATATTGTAACTTGTGTTATGACTTCAAATGGTAGCTGTGTTTCTGGTAGTCCTGCTACTTCTAATTCTATAACAATGTCAGTTAATTCAACTTTTACTCCTTCTGTCTCAATTATAGGGAATTCTAGCATTTGTTCTGGAACTTCAACAAGTTTTACCGCTATTCCTGTTAATGGAGGAACACCTGTATATCAATGGCAGGTTAATGGCTTGCCAGTGGGAACTAATAGCTCAACATTTACAAGTAGTACTTTGCTAAGTGGAAATACAGTAAGTTGTATAATGACTTCCGGTTTGGCATGTGCTGCTCCGGTAAATGCTACTTCTAATGTGATTACTCTAACTGTAAATCCAACAGTTACTCCACTCGTGTCAATCTCTCCAAGTTCTTCAACAATTTGTTCAGGAACCTCAGTTGTTTTTACTGCAACGCCTGTTAATGGTGGAACTCCAACATATCAATGGATTTTAAATGGAACAAATGTTGGAACAGGTGGTGATACATATACAAATGCTGCATTATTAAATTCGGATGTTGTAAGTTGTGTTATGACATCTACTGTATCATGTCCTGCTACTCCTACAGCGACATCTAATAACGTAGTTATGACAGTGAATCCGATTCCTTCCGTAGATGCAGGTGCAGATCAGGTAATTTGTGAGGGAACTGCTGTAACATTATCAGGAAATGGAGCAACAACTTATACATGGGATAACGGAGTTACTGATGGAATAGCATTTATTCCTTTAGCAGGATCAATTACTTATAATGTTACTGGCACTTTAAACGGTTGTTCAAATACTGATCAGGTTGTTGTAATTGTTAATTCATTGCCAGTTGTTAGTGCCGGAATAGATCAGGAAGTATGTGCCGGAACTACTGTAACATTATCCGGAAGCGGTGCAACAACTTATACATGGGATAACGGAGTTACTGATGGAATAGCATTTATTCCTTTAGCAGGATCAATTACTTATAATGTTACAGGAACATTAAATGGTTGTTCTAATACAGATCAGGTTGTTGTAACCGTTAATTCATTGCCCGTTGTTAATGCTGGTTTGGATCAGACAGTTTGTGTTGGCACATCTGTAACATTATCAGGTAGTGGAGCAACATCTTATACCTGGGATAATGGAATTACAGATGGAGTTTCATTTATACCTTCAGCAGGAACTTTAAATTATACAGTTACAGGTACGATAAATGGTTGTTCTGCAAACGATGTTGTAACAATTACAGTAAATGAAGTAGAAAACTATTCGGTTAGTGTTATTGATCCTATTGCATCAGTTACATCATTATTAAATGCAACATATCAATGGATTGACTGTGATAATGGAAATGCTAATATTCCAGGTGAAACGAATACTGATTTTTCACCTATGGTAAATGGTAATTATGCAGTTGTTGTTAATCAGAATGGATGTAGTTCAACTTCTTCATGTGTTCAGATTACTGTTACAGGAATTTCAGAAAATATGGATTATGGATTAATTAGTATTTATCCAAATCCTAGTCACGGTATAATTAATATCGCTTTTGAAAAAGAAATGAATGAAGTTGATTTTGTGATTGAAAATGTAATTGGCCAAAGAGTTTTTGAAAGAAAATCAAGCCAGACTATGGGTTCAGTTATGACAATTGATTTAAGTGCCTACTCAAAGGGACTTTATTTTATCAATATTAAGAATCAGAATACTGATTTGAGATATAAGATTATTTTAGACAAATAG